The genomic interval TCCCTGAAAACCaaaaaatctcatgaaataaATTGATATTATCAATGTCTTATTTGCCTAGTTAAGTCTACAGAGAGATTTCGACTTCAGACACATGACAAGATGCATAAGGCATGATCACAGAGAAAATCCATCTTCAATAAAAACCTCAAAAGAGAAAATCTATGTTCGTAATTTGGTAAGTCTAGCAAAGGATCAAGTTGTGTTATCTATCTTTCCCTCAAGTGGTTCTCTTTTCCCATAGTCTATTACATGCTGATGTAATCTTCACTTTAACGAGAATCACACACACATAGTTCATTAGATCTATCCTTATTCCTGTTTCATTTCGTCCTCTCTTTATCTCATCAATTTATTGACATGTTGTTCAGATGATAATAACATCATTGGTTGTGTGCTTGATTCGAGGACAAAGTGATTGCTGGTTGTGTTCTCTATCAACTATTAGTTTTCCTCTTCTAAGGTCAAAGAAATTCTTAGATATGTGGTTTTTTAGCTTCTTAAGTTTTAGTTTTAACTAGGTGTAAATATTATGATCCTTTTGCAGTGATAACTTAGTTTACATTTCCAATTCATGTCACCTGCTTGACATAGATAGtacaaattctccaatttgagggGGGAGTATATTAAAAGTAAGTTTATGAGGATTATCTCACATTGCTATCTATTTGTTAAGGCTTTATCATGAGAACATGTATAGCCATGTAGTGATTATCTCAATAATGAAATATAATGTTTTCTTTACTACAAATTCTTCAGAAATAAATTTAAAGATAAAGAAATACATCGAAAGGCAAGACGAACAGACATAGGCACACATTAAGTAAACGCCAAACTAAAATGCCACTTCTGAACTAACTTGACAAAAAAAGTTTCAGAGCGGCATTATTTTAGATATTCATCGAGTGAATattagaagaaaagaaaattgacaCATGCAGTAAGTAAGCGTTAATTCAGACCAAATAAAATAGGTTAACTTCTAAAGAAATCTCACCAATATCAACAACAAATATATCAAGCAGTTAACCTAGCAATTAGTGGTGGCATTATGCATCTGTGAAGAGAATGTACATCGTAAAAGATCGACCACTTTCCTGCACCGCTCTTCATCGTTCGGTTTTGTCTCCAGTGCATTCTCCTCATCGTCTTCCTCGCTATCATCTCCATCCGTATCAGATTCAAAAAAGACAAAATAAGAGAAAAGGGACAAATGAGATAAAATCAAAATCTCACAATAACCTCGAAGGAGccttctcatcctcttcttctaaaactcCGTCACAATCGGTATCGATGTAgtcttcatcatcagagtcatcttgttcctcctcctcctcctcctctccatcgTCGTCCTCTACCTTTTCGTCATCGTCCGAATCGGACCCCAGCCCCTCTTGATCAGAAGATGAACAGATCGGGACGACGTCGACGCCCCGAGTCTTGCTGGAAGCGGCAGTGCGATGGGAGCGCCGCATCCTTGCTCCCCGTTTCCTTCTCACGGAAGAATCCAGAAGGTAATGAACCATCCGACGGATGGCCCAAGAAGAAACCAATTTAAACGGAAACACGAAAAGCGTTTCGGTGTTTTGCGGGTCCCGTCATTTTTCTTGTAGGTCGCTGAAGGAAGGTCTTCCTTTTGTACACGTGGCGAGTCAACTAGGGAGCCCCAATTTGCATTCAAATGACTATATTACCCTCGGCGTCGTTTTCACGTTGAAGTACCTTGTTCAAATATCAGATCCTTTTTGGTCATTTCAGATTCCTCGACCCCTGCACTGATCCCTCAGACCTAATTATCTCTCCCACGGGTTCATCCCCGGTTATCCCAGCGGCGGAGAGATCAACAGGCGGCGAGATGGATACAGGCGCAACGGCCGAGGCGAAGCGGTGGCTGGACATCGCTGAGAGGCTCCTCGAGGTGCGGGACCTTTCGGCTAGCAAGCGGTTTGCAGAGCGGGCGATGGAGGCGGATCCCCTTCTCGACGGCGTCGACCAGATCTTGGCTGTCGCCGACGTCCTCCTCGCCTCCCAGCGTCGCGTCAACAACCACGTCGACTGGTACGCCGTCCTTCAGCTCCAGCCCCCCTCATCTTCCTCCCCCTCCCCTAACGCCGACACGACTGCCGTCAAGCGTCAGTTCCGCCGGCTCGCTCTCCTCCTCCACCCGGGCCGAAATAGCGCACATGGAGCTGACACCGCCTTTCGTCTTGTGTCCGATGCCTTCGCGGTTCTCTCGGATCCCTCGAAGAAGGCCCTTTTCGATGCCGAGCTCCACATAGCCAACTCCGCCGCTGAGGTATCAGCCTCTCCTAAGCCTAATTTCTATTTCACCTCCACCCCTGCCTCCAAAGATCCATTTTGGACCgcctgcccctcctgctgctacGTGCATCAGTACTCTAGGGAGTACCTGAACCAGACCCTCCGATGTCCTAATTGCAGCCGGGCGTTCGAAGCCATCAAGCTCTCAGCCGCTCCTCCCGTCGTTCCAGGCACCGACATGTACTACTGCTCGTGGGGTTTTTTCCCACTTGGATTCCCTGGTGCCCCGAATATCTTTGCCAAAGAAGATCTCAATGCAGATTGGAACCCGTTCCAACCATTACATCCTTCCAATCATCAACAGCAGGGTGTGGCACGATCCTCAGACCGACATGTCAAGCCGCAGAATAATGGGGGCAATGAAAACCTGATGGAGCCAAAGTGGTCGGGGTCGAGTACGAGAACTAAGAAGATGGCGGTCAAAAAGGTCGGACGCCCATCAAAGAAGCACCCTTTTGCCAGGGAGAGCAAGGGGGCGAGTAATGTAACTGTTGACTTGCCAAAGGATCCTGTGCCATGGCCAGTCAGTCAGGCAATGCCTACAAACATTGGTGGAGTCCAAGGTAGAGATATAAATATCAATCAAGAAGTTAAGATTGGTTCTGTGGATGGAGTCCCTGCAGTTGATGATTATACCATTAATTTCCATATAGATGTTAATGCTACTGATGAAATTCTGGACAACCTTCAGAATCTTCCCTTTCTAAGGGATGACGAACTGCATCTGCGTATGCCTTAGGGTACTAGTTTTCAGTTCAAGGTGGCAAAAATTACTTGTAGCATTGTTGTATTCTGATTGGGTCAGCATTGTTGTATTGGAAGCATGACCCCTTTTTGTTAGGGAATATAACCTTTGTGGAAACAGCACTGTTGTAATTGTAATTTGCTTGGTAGCGTTGTTTTGGTTATCTTTATCAGTTCGTATTGGTATGTTTGACTTCCTGAACCCTTATTGCTTGGAAAGTGTTTGGTGGTTCTAGCTGTGTGTGATGGAAGATCTCTGAAAGGTACTTTTCATCCTTAGCACCTGCGAATTTTGATGTCAATTTTGTTTGACTtaaatgttatcatgcttacttATCATTTCTTAGCTTTGCCTAATGTGGTTCCTGCCCTCATTCATCCCCATAGTAATATCCTGTAAATAAGCTTCAAATATGTGTTATTGGTGGTTACTTGTTGCTTGTGGTGTTTCTAGTTGTAAACTGTAAATCTATAATTTGCTTCCTTTTGCCAATAGCATGTATAAGAAGCATGTAGTTTGATGATATGGTTGTTTTAAGCAGCTTTAGGCATCAAAGATGATCTTTTCAAAACAGAGGTTAGCATGTAGGATTAGATTGAGCAATATGATCCATGGTAGCCTGATTGATGCAACCTAGTTCCCTAGCCTTGCCTCCTGACTTTCAAATGCCCAGGCGGAGAGTCGCCTTCTTGAGTCTCAGTGTGTCAGGTTCACCAAATACTCTGCCATGATATggtattcatatttttttttttctaggaCCTCTCTTTTGCTAGGAAGTTGTATGTGCTTATTACCTGCTTACCATAAACTTTCCTAACCTTTTTCCATCCATCTGTATCCTCAACTGAGAGTAGCAGCCAGAACCAGGTATTCTTTCACGATCCAATCATTTAAGCAGGAATTTTATGGTTCTCTAAATCACAATGCTCTACTAACTTGTGAAAGATTGACTGCCAATTGTGTTTCTACCCAGATCAAATAAACAAGGATCGACATGAAGATTTTGTGCTATTGCTACGCCAGACATTCAAAGATCATAATGCTTGATGAAACAAAAGCTAGTCAGTCTCTTCATCTTATCCGGTAGCAAGCATATTTACATAAATTGGATTTCTACTTTCTCAACATAAAAGCAGTCGTGATTAATACCTACCTAATAAAGCTGGGCTAGAAGTTATGAAAGTAGTCATTTATGTACAAGCAACCACATAGTTAGCAAGCTATTGAGCAATCGTCAGAGCATATCGAATGCCTCAGACTGAGAGAAATAACTTTGACTCTCTGGAAAAATGAAAGGTGTGCCTCGAAGGGTTGCCATGTCGATGTAATTAATCCATTAGCTTCAGGTCACTAAACTCAGCGAGTAGAAATTTGCAGGGCTCAGCTGTACAGTTGTTGCTAGACATCAGAGTTAGAATGCTGTACAAAGATTAGCTTCCATGTTAGATGAGCACTGCTGCTGGATGGGATGGATCGGGCCACAAAGCCTGCTTCGCTTCGTCTCAGATATGGAAACTCGTCCCATAGCCGCGGCCAAAACATCGACGAAACAGCTGCCATCGTGCTGCTCTTCCGACTTTGAATTTGAATTCTCTGCTGTAAGAGAGCTGTTAATGAGTGCAGCAACTCTTTTTATATCAAGTATGGGTTTAGCACTTCTTCTAATCCTGGCCTTTCTTGTCACTGCCTCAGATGAGCATTTTGTGTAGAACAAAATCCATGGGTGCACTGAAATATTAGACAAACGTTAGCTAACTAAAGGTGAAGAAAAGGCAAATAAGCCTATTGCACGACAACAGTTACTCAAAATTTCATCGATTGTGATTCTTTCGGAGGCATCCCGAGTAAGCATCTTGCCAACAAGGTCCTTTGCAAGCTCCGAGATAGCCTCCCAAGCCCCGGTGATGAAATGAAGCTCCATAAATTTGATTTCTTCAAAGACAGCTTCTCGAGAGTGACCTTTGAATGGAAGTTCACCGACCAAGAGCAGATGGAGAAGAACACCGGCAGCCCAAATGTCAACTTTTTCGGAATAGTCTCCAACGAGAACTTCTGGGGCTACATATGCAGGGCTCCCTGCACGTCCAGATAACTTCTGCCCTGTTTAAGCAAAAAAATCAACATTGCTCATGTGATCATCACCAATATAATTGGAAGCTATCAACATTGAAAGAATGTGATCATTaccaataataatcatgttgGCGAAAATTGTAGTGAATCAAACTTGATTGCATCTTTTATAGATAAATTTTGCTATTTGCTCTCTTTTAATACATCAACTAAATTTGGATGGCAATTAAcgagatacaagaaagcaaatgTCAACTTGTAATAAAGACTAAAGAGAAATGCttaggataaaaaaaaatgaagagcaTCCAATCGAAAACAATGAAATCACAGGCAAGGCATATATCAATAGTGAAGTCAACAAAAAAGAAACAATCAGCATGTGCATAATAGATTGTTTATAGTGACGCATTTAGGCCAAGAAGGTGGAAGGTCATGTTTTATTTGGTAGAAAACACAAAAGAAGATCTACACTAAAAGGCACCGGATAATTCTAGATAGAAACAAGATTCAAACACCAGGATATGCAGAATACAAACACCAGGATATGCAGAATACTCGTCCATTATAAATGTCAGTCAGAATTAATATGGAACCATAGCAAAAAGGAGCCAGTATATTAAGGTATGTTAGCATAGCAACAGGATGACACACCAAATAAACTGGTAGATGGAAATATAACCTCCAAAACACGATCAGCAGAGCTCCGTGAAAAGTATCATGAATACCATTTTGTTTCCACATCTGTTGAAAATATCTCATAGCCCATCTAATCAGAACTCATGTGTCTCAGTTAATCAAATTGACTTGTAAAAACCACAGGACAAATAGACATgtagagagaaagagagattgAAGCTTAAATAGTGTTTATTTTCAGGCTAGGTTTGAAATTTTGAGTCATGTCCCGTGACAAATTGAAGGtggagggaggaagaagatgaagaaaaaaggaagaagaaaacaataATTACATAACTCGACAAgtagtaaaatataattatatgttGTGAATCTCTGAATAGTATTGTATCCATACCGTGTTGCGTTAaccatggttttaatttttgttccGTGTCGGTCAGCCGAGGTGAAGTATTTTGTTCTACTCATTGACTGACACATGGAACAATCCAAAACCCAGAACATGTCATGAAGGTGTAACACAAGGCGATGATGGGCTTTGAAACATCTCACAGAGGCATACAAGAGGCGGTTACTGCTTTGCAACATCTCACAAAGGTTCATGGAGGCATAAGATGGGCTTCTATGTGAGATGTTTGTGGCTCAGTCGAGGCAAGGTGATCCATGATCAAGTGAAGTGGTAGATTACGGCATGTGGTCATCTATTAAGATAGGTGGTCCACGATAGTGATGCCAAGAAAGGTTATCGATCATCACGGTGACAAGCAAGGTAGTCCATGATCAAGGCAAGGAGAAGGTTAGAGGCGAGGTAGTTGAATGAGGTCAGGTGATTGGTTTGTCACACTTCTTCTCATGACTCACCTTCCCACAACAATCACACATCTTGATCTTTCCTCGTTTCCCATTAATGATCACATATCATGTTGGCGAACTTATTTTTTCATCCTTTTTCTCCATCTAATGCTCTTTAGTGTACTCAATAGCTACTTCAAATCTATGGGTTGGGACAATAAATTAGTTCTCAAAATCATTCTATAAATGCTTTAGCTTGAAGTAATTCACTGCCACTATCATCACCTCTAAGAACACTCCTTCAGATCGCTTCATACTATTTTTGTCTCATCGGCATAGGCAATTTTCCTACAATTCTTTTCTCCATGGGATTACACATTCATGCAACAATCACGCATGAAAGACACACTGTGTACCGGAGTGTGTGATTCCAGGGTTTCACAACCTGAAAAACAATCGAGAAGAAGCAAGGATATTGTTTTCATCGTCCATGGTCGATTATCTTTCACTCACACAGCTTAAGGCGTTGATACCATGTAAATTTTGATGAATTTGAATAGTGAAGATGAAACAAAAGAAGAATGAGGTTTAATTAATTGCATTGATGCTTTGCTACATCTCGATTACATAAGCATTTGTTTCTATAGAATGTTGCTGCCACAAAGTAATGGATCTACAAATAGGTACTATGCGACTTGATACATAGCTCACAATGAAAATTACAAATGAGACTATGCAATGCTTTCACAATTGATTTGGTGGCTAAAATGAAATCTTGTCCTCGACCTTGTCcaataaacaaaaacaaaaacaaaaaaaaaatatgaataccTGCTATAAATCGGACTGCTAATCCAAAGTCAGCCAGTTTTATCTTCCCTGAAGCTGTGAGAAGAATATTCTCTGGCTTGATGTCCCTATGAACAACACCCATTTCACAGCAATACTTGATGATCGTGATTAACTCCTTTATAAGAATGGCAGCCCTCTGCTCTGAGTACCTCACTTCCTTGTTTATCTGATCAATCAACCGGCCCCCAGAACACAGTTCCATAACAAGATGGAAGCTTATCTCATCTTCAAAAACTGCCTTCAAGGTAACAATGCCAGGGTGGCCCGATATATGCTGCATGATCTCCACCTCGCGATGCACTGTCTCATCCCCATCCTTACGCAGAGTCTTGCAGGCGAATTCTTCTCCATTGGCCTTGCTCCGGCACAACCGCACAGAACCAAACCTCCCTTTCCCGATCTTGCGACCGAGGACATACTCATCCTCTAGTTTCTCCTTCCGCCCAATCCTGGTCGCAGGCTCCATGCACCCCAGCTTCCTCTTCAGCCCTCGGCCGGGGTAATCAGCCGCCAATCTCCCGTAGGGAGGAGCAGTCATGACCACTCCAGCGGCCGCGCGGCTGCCATCACAACCTGCCTTTTCTCCCCCGCCGCTGCAAGATCCCGCCTTCTGGTTGCGGAACACCTTCCAGTCCTCGCCGCACTGCTTCTTGATCTGACGCGCCGTGTCAAAATCATCGGTCCGGGAGACAGCAACAGTGTCCGGCGGCCTAATCCCTTTCCTTTTCCGCCTCATCGCCACCGCAGAGTGGATCAACCCAACAAGACCAGACCTTGTGTAATGACAAGAACCAGAAGGCCACACGCTGCCGCTCTGCCTCTTCTCCGCCGCGGATGGAGAGATCGTTGCGCGAGGGACCAGGATGGGGCGAAACCCTAGAATCAAAGCTAAAGATTCGGCAAATTCCAGGAGAAGATGTGGATCTTGGGGCGCGCGTGCGGAAAGAACTCTGGAGAGACGGGAGGGAAACACGCAACGAGCTACGCCTTACGAGAGCGATCGAGCGTCGATCGATGAAGGAAGGGTGTGGTCAGGGTCTGTGCGGACCGACGCCAAATTGAGGCAGTTTCTCCTGCTTTAATAGACGGCCATTAAGCAGCATGTGCACTTACGTGACGGATCCGGATCCGGATCCTATTCGAAAATGGATTCGGCCTACAACTTCAAGGTTCATGAATCCTAAGTGCAGGCCCAAATCCAAAAGTGTCTCACGGCCTAAATGTGAGCCGGGTCTTGGACTCTCACatatatgtttatttattttgcatATATATGTATTACAACAGCCTTATGTTGCGGGACATAACTGTACACGACTGCCTTGTTGTCAAGTCT from Zingiber officinale cultivar Zhangliang chromosome 6B, Zo_v1.1, whole genome shotgun sequence carries:
- the LOC121993000 gene encoding uncharacterized protein LOC121993000 — translated: MDTGATAEAKRWLDIAERLLEVRDLSASKRFAERAMEADPLLDGVDQILAVADVLLASQRRVNNHVDWYAVLQLQPPSSSSPSPNADTTAVKRQFRRLALLLHPGRNSAHGADTAFRLVSDAFAVLSDPSKKALFDAELHIANSAAEVSASPKPNFYFTSTPASKDPFWTACPSCCYVHQYSREYLNQTLRCPNCSRAFEAIKLSAAPPVVPGTDMYYCSWGFFPLGFPGAPNIFAKEDLNADWNPFQPLHPSNHQQQGVARSSDRHVKPQNNGGNENLMEPKWSGSSTRTKKMAVKKVGRPSKKHPFARESKGASNVTVDLPKDPVPWPVSQAMPTNIGGVQGRDININQEVKIGSVDGVPAVDDYTINFHIDVNATDEILDNLQNLPFLRDDELHLRMP
- the LOC121993002 gene encoding serine/threonine-protein kinase PEPKR2-like → MRRKRKGIRPPDTVAVSRTDDFDTARQIKKQCGEDWKVFRNQKAGSCSGGGEKAGCDGSRAAAGVVMTAPPYGRLAADYPGRGLKRKLGCMEPATRIGRKEKLEDEYVLGRKIGKGRFGSVRLCRSKANGEEFACKTLRKDGDETVHREVEIMQHISGHPGIVTLKAVFEDEISFHLVMELCSGGRLIDQINKEVRYSEQRAAILIKELITIIKYCCEMGVVHRDIKPENILLTASGKIKLADFGLAVRFIAGQKLSGRAGSPAYVAPEVLVGDYSEKVDIWAAGVLLHLLLVGELPFKGHSREAVFEEIKFMELHFITGAWEAISELAKDLVGKMLTRDASERITIDEILMHPWILFYTKCSSEAVTRKARIRRSAKPILDIKRVAALINSSLTAENSNSKSEEQHDGSCFVDVLAAAMGRVSISETKRSRLCGPIHPIQQQCSSNMEANLCTAF